Proteins found in one Mytilus edulis chromosome 2, xbMytEdul2.2, whole genome shotgun sequence genomic segment:
- the LOC139511776 gene encoding uncharacterized protein C05D11.1-like produces MPEKSSFDLVYSVEADGNIPVSKYRSGKTGLTIFIADVGGPLVNGYFCLATEAHDDDGLPHTLEHLIFLGSEEYPYKGVLDLLANRCLASGTNAWTDTDHTCYTMTNAGSEGFLKLLPVYVEHVLYPTLTESGYITEVHHVSGEGENAGVVYCEMQGRENTGESRCHLAMLRALYPGTCGYKSETGGIMKNLRESTSHQKVCDYHRDYYRPENLCLIITGHVKPENVFEALGPLEEKILQKGKLPEFTRPWQNKVPPLDATVEKCLPYPADEEDSGIVLIAFRGPQAKDQYRFQSLAVLQEYLSDTAISPLQKLFVETEDPYCSDVSSSVIENSESCLYFMFQDVNTEKLRDIKPKFLEVMKKTMTDSLDMTRMQNIIHKKVLEALNNVEECPHDSIAFIIIGDFLYGDTKEDLESRVKNISLFKKMKSESEDYWKDLMKSYYSDKPHVVIIGEPSQKEMVEMAETEKKRVENQQKELKEEGLKQKGEQLKNATEQNEKEAPESMLTNVAVPDVSKINFHSLKTSCNYTKSDKIDKFPLSEIPCKFQLDDIKTNFVEVNALLDSTELSEEDRYYLPLFCEVIFESPILRNGELIDHEEVIKQLEADTISFSGRVGVGGSKFLCGTYPQMVQVELKFEEDKYLKGIQWLKDILFHTQFTAERLKIVAQKMANSIASLKRSGFKVVRTAFLDLTYTKGCNITATSLVRQEKFLKKIQTQLDENSEKVLKIMERIRDSLTSDLRIHLSLQVDSVSKVSSALEEPWKAFVPKEKLSTTTVDKVKVKPSLEFITAEKPHSRIVIGVGSVESSFLIQAVPCISDFYHKDLPAVMVFIQYMTQLEGPMWKQIRGLGLAYGYSMYVKPEKNLLFYVLTKSSNIVNAYQKGKNIVMGYINGENSFSEVELESARSSLIFEIIEEEKTVTKVAQQSLLSYFRGVDHNYNKEMLMKIAAVTIEDLKRIGSTYIAPLFDSDKVRTAVCCNPSKVKETANDFKQFGVNLTVLDSLEEDFLSGL; encoded by the exons ATGCCGGAAAAGTCAAGTTTTGATCTGGTATATTCAGTCGAAGCAGACGGAAATATACCAGTGTCAAAATATAGATCTGGTAAAACTGGCCTCACTATCTTCATAGCTGATGTTGGAGGTCCTCTTGTCAATGGATACTTTTGCCTTG CCACAGAAGCTCATGATGACGATGGTTTGCCTCACACATTAGAGCATCTTATCTTTTTAGGAAGTGAAGAATATCCATATAAg GGTGTACTGGACTTACTAGCCAACAGATGTTTAGCTTCAGGAACCAATGCCTGGACAGATACAGACCATACCTGTTATACCATGACCAATGCTGGTAGTGAAGGTTTTCTCAAACTCTTACCAGTCTATGTGGAACATGTTTTGTATCCAACTCTTACG GAATCTGGATATATCACTGAGGTGCATCATGTATCAGGTGAAGGAGAAAATGCTGGGGTTGTATACTGTGAAATGCAAGGTAGAGAGAACACAGGAGAAAGTCGATGTCACCTAGCCATGCTCAGAGCTTTGTACCCAGGAACCTGTGGATACAAATCTGAAACAGGGGGCATAATGAAAAACCTTAGAGAGAGTACATCACATCAGAAG GTATGTGATTACCACAGAGATTACTACAGACCAGAAAATTTATGTCTAATAATCACAGGGCATGTAAAACCAGAGAATGTGTTTGAAGCATTGGGACCACTTGAGGAGAAAATTCTACAAAAG GGGAAGTTGCCAGAATTCACTCGACCTTGGCAAAATAAAGTTCCTCCACTAGATGCTACTGTTGAAAAATGTTTACCATACCCTGCAGATGAAGAAGACAGTGGCATAGTTCTGATAGCCTTTAGAGGTCCTCAAGCTAAG GACCAGTACCGTTTCCAGTCACTGGCTGTTTTACAGGAATATTTGTCAGACACAGCTATTTCACCTCTTCAGAAATTGTTTGTAGAAACAGAAGATCCATATTGTAGTGAC GTGAGCAGCTCAGTCATTGAGAATTCAGAGTCTTGTTTGTATTTTATGTTTCAAGATGTAAACACAGAAAAGCTTCGTGATATCAAGCCAAA ATTCCTGGAAGTTATGAAGAAAACAATGACAGATAGTTTAGATATGACCAGAATGCAAAATATCATTCATAAAAAGGTTTTAGAAGCTTTGAATAAT GTAGAAGAATGTCCACATGATTCTATAGCTTTTATCATTATTGGAGATTTCCTGTATGGGGATACTAAAGAGGat CTTGAATCAAGAGTGAAGAATATTTCACTGTTCAAGAAGATGAAATCAGAATCAGAAGATTACTGGAAAGATCTAATGAAGTCATATTACAGTGACAAACCACATGTTGTA ATTATAGGCGAACCCAGTCAGAAAGAGATGGTTGAAATGGCTGAAACTGAGAAAAAAAGAGTTGAAAACCAACAGAAGGAACTTAAAGAAGAAGGATTGAAACAAAAAGGAGAACAACTAAAAAATGCCACAGAACAAAATGAA aaagaAGCACCAGAGTCTATGCTTACAAATGTAGCAGTGCCAGATGTTTCCAAGATTAACTTCCATTCTCTAAAAACCTCCTGTAATTATACAAAATCtgataaaattgacaaatttcCATTATCAGAGATTCCATGTAAATTTCAACTAGATGACATCAAGACCAATTTTGTTGAG GTGAATGCCTTATTGGACTCCACTGAGTTATCTGAAGAAGATCGATATTATCTACCATTGTTTTGTGAAGTGATCTTTGAAAGTCCAATCCTTCGTAATGGAG AACTAATTGACCATGAGGAAGTGATCAAACAATTAGAGGCAGATACTATATCATTTAGTGGACGAGTTGGGGTCGGAGGATCAAAGTTTTTATGTGGTACTTACCCGCAAATGGTTCAAGTGGAGTTAAAG TTTGAAGAAGACAAGTACTTGAAAGGTATCCAATGGTTGAAAGATATATTGTTCCACACACAGTTCACTGCAGAAAGACTGAAAATTGTAGCACAAAAAATGGCAAATAGCATAGCATCCTTAAAAAGAAGTGGGTTTAAAGTAGTCCGTACTGCATTTTTAGATCTGACATACACCAAAG GTTGTAACATAACTGCTACAAGTTTAGTCAGACAggaaaagtttttgaaaaaaatacagacTCAGCTTGATGAAAATAGTGAAAAG GTACTAAAAATTATGGAGAGGATAAGAGATTCCCTAACATCAGATTTAAGGATTCATTTATCTCTTCAAGTTGATAGCGTTTCTAAAGTGTCGTCTGCTCTAGAAGAACCATGGAAAGCGTTTGTGccaaaagaaaaactttccactACAACTGTTGATAA agTAAAGGTGAAACCATCATTAGAATTTATAACTGCTGAAAAGCCTCACAGTCGAATAGTTATTGGTGTTGGATCAGTGGAGTCATCATTCCTTATTCAAGCAGTGCCTTGTATATCAGATTTCTATCACAAAGATCTACCAGCTGTTATGGTCTTCATTCAATATATGACCCAGCTTGAGGGTCCAATGTGGAAACAGATTCGTGGACTTGGACTGGCCTATGGTTATAG TATGTATGTGAAGCCAGAAAAGAACCTGTTGTTTTATGTATTGACAAAATCCTCAAATATTGTGAACGCTTATCAGAAAGGCAAAAACATTGTT ATGGGTTACATCAATGGTGAGAATAGTTTTTCCGAAGTGGAGTTAGAATCAGCCAGAAGTAGTTTAATATTTGAGATTATTGAAGAGGAGAAAACAGTTACTAAAGTTGCTCAGCAGTCACTGTTGTCTTACTTCAGAGGAGTTGATCATAACTACAATAA GGAAATGCTGATGAAGATAGCAGCCGTTACTATTGAAGATTTGAAGAGAATTGGCTCTACATACATTGCACCACTATTTGATTCAGACAAAGTGAGAACAGCCGTCTGCTGCAATCCATCCAAAGTTAAAGAAACAGCAAATGATTTCAAGCA atttggAGTTAATCTGACTGTTCTCGACTCTTTAGAAGAGGATTTTCTCTCTGGACTTTAA